The Thermotoga sp. SG1 genome includes a window with the following:
- a CDS encoding NAD(P)H-dependent glycerol-3-phosphate dehydrogenase, whose amino-acid sequence MRFFILGAGSWGTVFAQMLKENNEEVVLWARRREIADLINNYHTSPYLEGLKITVRATNDLEELKSSDILVIATPVQHVREYLNKLSVKPYMVLNLSKGIEIESGKRVSQIVEEILGCPYAVLSGPSHAEEVARKLPTAVTLAGENAKELQRRISNEYFRVYTSEDVVGVEIAGALKNVIAIASGILDGLGGWDNAKAALETRGIYEIARFGIHFGADQKTFMGLAGIGDLMVTCNSKYSRNRRFGELIAKGFDPQKLLESSHQIVEGAFTVKAVVKEARKEKIEMPISEEVYRVIYEGKSPFQSMKDLMGRSLKEEFWSD is encoded by the coding sequence ATGAGATTTTTCATCCTCGGTGCTGGGAGTTGGGGAACGGTTTTTGCACAGATGTTGAAGGAAAACAACGAAGAAGTGGTGTTGTGGGCAAGAAGAAGAGAAATTGCGGATTTGATAAACAATTATCATACAAGTCCCTATCTCGAAGGGTTAAAAATCACTGTTCGAGCAACGAACGATCTTGAAGAACTGAAAAGTAGCGATATTCTGGTTATTGCCACACCTGTACAACACGTAAGAGAGTACCTTAACAAACTTTCTGTGAAACCATACATGGTGTTGAATCTTTCCAAGGGAATTGAGATAGAATCAGGAAAAAGAGTTTCTCAAATTGTCGAAGAGATCTTAGGGTGTCCTTACGCGGTTCTTTCTGGACCTTCCCACGCTGAAGAGGTTGCCAGAAAACTTCCAACAGCCGTCACACTCGCTGGAGAGAATGCCAAAGAGCTTCAGAGGAGGATTTCGAACGAATATTTCAGAGTTTATACCAGTGAAGACGTCGTGGGGGTGGAAATTGCTGGCGCGCTGAAAAATGTCATAGCGATAGCCTCAGGGATTCTCGACGGACTCGGCGGTTGGGACAATGCAAAGGCTGCCCTCGAAACGCGAGGAATCTATGAGATAGCAAGATTTGGGATTCATTTTGGAGCAGATCAGAAAACCTTCATGGGACTTGCAGGTATTGGAGACCTTATGGTTACATGTAACAGTAAATACAGTAGAAACAGACGGTTTGGTGAGTTGATTGCAAAAGGATTCGATCCACAAAAGCTTCTCGAAAGTTCCCATCAAATTGTAGAAGGTGCCTTCACAGTGAAAGCTGTGGTGAAAGAGGCTAGAAAAGAAAAAATAGAGATGCCTATTTCGGAGGAAGTGTATCGTGTCATTTATGAAGGAAAATCTCCTTTTCAATCGATGAAAGATCTGATGGGAAGAAGCCTGAAAGAAGAATTTTGGAGTGATTGA
- a CDS encoding FAD-dependent oxidoreductase, whose amino-acid sequence MKYDVVVIGGGPAGLVAAFTTRRFYKDKKVLVVKKTEKEMVPCGIPYIFHTLGGVENDYMGIEERFRSAGVDLLIDEVVDGNVDEKKIFTKSGKEISYEKLIIATGSVPNVPNIPGVDLEGVFTVPKDENYLKLLHEKIRNSKNVIIIGGGFIGVEVADELKKSGKNVTLVEIMDSLLPVSFDPDFGEIARKEIEAENLKVLTGRKVTEIYGSGKVEGVRLDSGETIPADFVILATGYRPNSDLAKKLDLKVTEYGFIETDEYMRTSKPDVFAAGDCVQHRDFLTGKPSRLMLASAAVFDARIAASNLYGLKVIRTNKGSLNAYSTVIGNKAFGSVGITERVAKEEGFEIVVGKAEAPDRHPGKFEDTTKLIVKLIFSEDSKILLGAQVCGGKSVGEIVNILSLGMQKGVTANDLFTMQIGTHPLLTSAPTVYPLAKASEMVL is encoded by the coding sequence ATGAAATACGATGTGGTTGTTATCGGTGGAGGACCTGCAGGACTCGTGGCAGCGTTCACCACCAGAAGGTTCTACAAAGACAAAAAGGTTCTCGTTGTGAAGAAAACAGAAAAAGAAATGGTCCCGTGCGGGATTCCCTACATATTCCACACACTCGGTGGTGTTGAGAATGACTACATGGGTATTGAAGAGCGCTTCAGAAGCGCAGGTGTGGACCTTCTGATAGACGAAGTTGTTGATGGAAACGTTGACGAAAAGAAAATCTTCACAAAGAGTGGAAAAGAGATCTCTTATGAAAAACTGATCATCGCAACCGGTTCTGTACCGAATGTTCCAAACATTCCTGGTGTCGATCTGGAAGGTGTGTTTACTGTGCCAAAGGATGAAAATTACCTTAAACTATTGCACGAAAAGATAAGGAACTCAAAGAACGTGATCATCATCGGTGGCGGATTCATAGGAGTCGAAGTGGCAGACGAGTTGAAGAAATCCGGAAAGAACGTCACACTGGTTGAGATCATGGACAGTTTGCTTCCTGTGTCCTTTGATCCCGACTTCGGTGAGATCGCAAGAAAAGAAATCGAAGCGGAAAACCTGAAGGTTCTGACAGGAAGAAAAGTAACGGAAATCTACGGATCAGGAAAAGTAGAGGGTGTCAGGCTCGATAGCGGAGAAACGATACCGGCCGATTTTGTCATACTTGCAACGGGATACCGGCCCAATTCCGATCTTGCGAAGAAACTGGACCTGAAAGTGACAGAGTACGGCTTCATAGAAACAGACGAATACATGAGAACATCCAAACCGGATGTGTTCGCCGCAGGAGATTGTGTGCAGCACAGAGATTTTCTTACTGGAAAACCCTCCAGACTCATGCTTGCTTCTGCCGCCGTGTTCGATGCAAGGATCGCCGCATCAAACCTCTACGGACTGAAAGTCATAAGAACAAACAAAGGCTCACTGAACGCCTACTCAACGGTCATCGGAAACAAGGCGTTCGGCTCCGTTGGTATAACTGAAAGGGTCGCAAAGGAAGAAGGCTTTGAAATCGTTGTTGGAAAAGCAGAAGCACCAGATAGACACCCCGGAAAGTTCGAAGACACCACCAAACTTATCGTGAAACTGATCTTTTCAGAAGACAGCAAGATATTGCTCGGTGCACAGGTGTGTGGAGGAAAAAGCGTTGGAGAGATCGTGAACATCCTCAGCCTTGGAATGCAGAAAGGAGTCACAGCGAACGATCTGTTCACCATGCAGATAGGAACTCATCCACTTCTGACCTCTGCCCCAACGGTTTATCCTCTCGCAAAGGCGTCCGAAATGGTCCTGTGA
- a CDS encoding carboxymuconolactone decarboxylase family protein, giving the protein MINLLLGGVLNGSEGKTQQIRKQLQEVIGKAPEIGKFAEYVHVAESPKALDTKTKELISLGIALAVRCEPCIVWHTEAAVRVGTTEEEILDTIKVAVCMGGGPALMYGLKAYEVALEFLEK; this is encoded by the coding sequence GTGATAAATCTTTTATTGGGAGGTGTTTTAAATGGCAGCGAAGGAAAAACTCAGCAGATCAGAAAACAACTCCAGGAAGTTATAGGCAAAGCCCCTGAGATTGGAAAGTTCGCAGAGTACGTCCATGTAGCAGAGAGTCCAAAGGCACTCGATACGAAGACAAAGGAACTCATCTCTCTTGGCATTGCCCTAGCAGTCAGATGTGAACCCTGCATCGTATGGCATACAGAAGCAGCCGTGAGGGTCGGTACAACAGAAGAGGAAATCCTCGACACGATAAAGGTGGCAGTTTGTATGGGTGGAGGTCCTGCCCTGATGTACGGCCTGAAGGCTTACGAAGTGGCTCTGGAATTTCTCGAAAAATAA
- the lpdA gene encoding dihydrolipoyl dehydrogenase, with translation MYDAVIIGGGPGGYVCAIKLAQFGKKVALVEKEALGGTCTNKGCIPTKAMLTVSHLMSEIKDKASKYGLKISGVEFDVPSIMKHVEKSVLMSRKGIEYLMKKNNVDVFMGTGVIENRNTVVVEETGTKLETKNLVLAHGSVPSVFPPFDVEDVWTSDDVFNLKEFPKSLLIVGGGVIGVEFATFFSSFGVNVIVVEVADHILPYEDVDVAEEVKKSLKRNGVKILEKAKITSLKKIESGFEATLETGETLEAEKVLLAVGRKPNIPEDVKALGVEIKRGVVTDRKMRTNIEGVYAIGDIRGEIMLAHVAMYEGIVAAKNIAEMEEEMDYSAVPNIIFSSPEVASVGLKEKDVNPEEVVISKFPVSANGRARTMLENIGFVKVVADKNGVVLGMSIVSPSATDMIMEGVIAVKYKMKAEDLEKAIHPHPTLTETILGALEGVSGKPIHL, from the coding sequence ATGTACGATGCCGTAATTATCGGTGGTGGTCCTGGAGGATACGTCTGTGCCATAAAACTCGCCCAGTTTGGAAAGAAAGTGGCACTCGTGGAAAAAGAGGCTCTTGGTGGAACGTGCACCAACAAAGGGTGTATCCCAACGAAAGCGATGCTCACGGTATCTCACCTGATGAGTGAAATAAAGGATAAGGCTTCAAAGTACGGATTGAAGATCTCCGGTGTGGAGTTTGATGTCCCCTCCATAATGAAGCACGTGGAAAAGAGCGTTCTGATGTCAAGAAAGGGAATAGAGTATCTTATGAAGAAAAACAACGTGGACGTGTTCATGGGAACAGGAGTAATTGAAAACAGAAACACCGTCGTTGTTGAAGAAACAGGGACAAAACTGGAGACCAAGAACCTTGTTCTTGCACACGGTTCTGTTCCCAGTGTTTTTCCTCCCTTCGATGTGGAAGACGTCTGGACAAGCGATGATGTTTTCAATCTGAAAGAATTTCCCAAGTCTCTTCTGATAGTGGGCGGTGGTGTCATAGGTGTGGAGTTTGCAACGTTCTTCAGCAGTTTTGGAGTGAACGTCATCGTAGTGGAGGTTGCCGATCACATTCTTCCCTACGAAGACGTAGACGTGGCAGAAGAAGTCAAAAAATCTCTAAAACGAAATGGCGTGAAAATCCTCGAAAAAGCAAAGATAACTTCACTGAAGAAAATAGAGAGTGGTTTTGAAGCAACCCTGGAAACGGGAGAGACGCTGGAGGCAGAAAAGGTTCTGCTTGCTGTGGGAAGAAAGCCAAACATTCCAGAGGACGTGAAGGCCCTCGGAGTGGAAATAAAAAGAGGTGTTGTGACCGACAGGAAAATGAGAACGAACATCGAGGGGGTCTACGCGATAGGGGACATCCGCGGAGAGATCATGCTGGCACACGTTGCCATGTACGAAGGAATAGTTGCTGCAAAAAACATAGCAGAGATGGAAGAAGAGATGGATTACTCGGCAGTTCCGAACATAATATTCTCCTCACCGGAAGTGGCCTCAGTTGGTTTGAAGGAAAAAGATGTGAATCCGGAAGAAGTTGTGATCTCCAAGTTTCCCGTGTCTGCCAACGGTAGAGCAAGAACGATGCTGGAAAACATCGGGTTCGTCAAAGTCGTTGCCGACAAAAACGGTGTTGTCCTTGGAATGAGCATCGTTTCTCCATCGGCAACGGATATGATCATGGAAGGGGTCATAGCGGTGAAATACAAAATGAAGGCAGAAGACCTCGAAAAGGCCATTCATCCCCATCCAACACTCACCGAAACGATCCTTGGAGCCCTGGAGGGAGTCTCAGGAAAGCCCATTCATCTGTGA
- a CDS encoding endonuclease III domain-containing protein gives MKLEKLYEKLRSIHGSVGKWWPGTPEEIMVTAILTQNTNWKNVERAMKNIEKTLGKNDILRKLSSLSTERIAHLIKPAGFFNIKAERLKTLLEFLKEYNFNLELLREMPLENLRELLLKIKGIGKETADAILLYALEKPIFVVDSYTKRLLLRIFNIELKDYDEIQKLFMSYYPPDVFLYQELHGLIVEHAKRFCSKKPKCGECPLNKECFYSQMNGLS, from the coding sequence ATGAAACTGGAAAAACTCTATGAGAAACTGAGATCGATCCACGGTTCGGTCGGTAAATGGTGGCCGGGAACACCCGAAGAAATCATGGTGACCGCCATTCTCACCCAGAACACAAACTGGAAAAACGTCGAGCGCGCAATGAAGAACATAGAAAAAACTCTCGGAAAGAACGATATTCTAAGAAAACTGTCCTCCCTCTCCACTGAAAGGATAGCACATCTCATAAAACCTGCGGGATTTTTCAACATAAAGGCTGAGAGATTGAAGACCCTGCTTGAGTTTTTGAAAGAATACAACTTCAACTTGGAACTTCTGAGAGAAATGCCTCTAGAGAATCTTCGAGAGTTGCTTTTAAAAATAAAAGGCATCGGCAAAGAAACAGCCGATGCCATACTGCTCTATGCCCTTGAGAAACCCATCTTCGTTGTCGACAGTTACACTAAAAGGCTTCTGTTGCGTATTTTCAACATCGAGTTGAAAGACTACGACGAAATACAGAAACTCTTCATGTCTTACTATCCGCCCGATGTTTTCCTCTATCAGGAACTGCACGGTCTCATAGTGGAACACGCCAAAAGATTCTGTAGCAAAAAACCAAAATGCGGAGAGTGTCCGTTGAATAAAGAGTGTTTTTATTCACAGATGAATGGGCTTTCCTGA
- a CDS encoding nitroreductase family protein, producing MSIVYKRRSIRKYQKKDVPDELVKEVIRAAMHAPSACNQQPWHFVVIKDAETRKKVAEIHPHAKMILEAPVAILVCGDPSLEKCKGFWVQDCSAAVENLLLRAAELGLGAVWCGVYPREDRVKSFQKLLGIPDHVIPFALVPMGYPAEQPILEDRFKPERIHYEKW from the coding sequence ATGAGCATCGTATACAAACGAAGGAGCATCAGAAAATACCAGAAAAAGGACGTACCAGACGAACTGGTAAAAGAAGTCATAAGGGCGGCCATGCACGCACCTTCTGCCTGCAACCAGCAGCCCTGGCACTTTGTTGTGATCAAAGATGCCGAGACCAGGAAGAAAGTGGCGGAGATACATCCTCATGCAAAGATGATACTGGAGGCACCGGTTGCCATTCTGGTTTGCGGAGATCCCTCTCTTGAAAAGTGCAAGGGGTTCTGGGTTCAGGACTGTTCTGCTGCGGTGGAAAATCTCCTTTTGAGAGCGGCAGAACTCGGCCTTGGTGCTGTGTGGTGCGGTGTGTATCCGAGAGAAGACAGGGTGAAAAGTTTCCAGAAACTTCTTGGAATACCGGATCATGTGATCCCCTTTGCACTCGTTCCTATGGGATATCCTGCAGAGCAACCCATCTTAGAGGACAGGTTCAAGCCCGAGAGGATCCACTACGAAAAATGGTAA
- the nrdG gene encoding anaerobic ribonucleoside-triphosphate reductase activating protein, whose translation MYINRIGTLRDHPDLYGVSVYFQGCDAKPKCHMCHNPETWYLSERFKRDPEDVVKTIDEKLSDLLRYFPKVALVLLGGEPLAPYNREDALFLSKTFKEKFKNRLVVVLFTWRLPKDIVKENLLKYVQYVDEFVMGRYLHTYRREGFPASQNQLHVNRETFEKMISAVKRREHHGSSLFVRK comes from the coding sequence TTGTACATAAACAGAATCGGTACTCTCCGGGATCATCCAGATCTCTACGGGGTGTCTGTTTACTTTCAAGGTTGTGATGCAAAGCCCAAGTGTCACATGTGCCACAATCCGGAAACGTGGTACCTCTCTGAGAGATTCAAAAGAGATCCAGAAGATGTGGTGAAAACCATCGACGAGAAACTCTCAGATCTTCTGAGGTACTTTCCAAAGGTTGCACTCGTTCTTCTGGGTGGTGAGCCCCTTGCGCCTTACAACAGGGAGGATGCTCTTTTTCTTTCGAAGACCTTCAAAGAAAAGTTCAAGAACAGACTGGTCGTTGTTCTTTTCACCTGGAGACTTCCAAAAGACATCGTGAAAGAGAACCTTCTAAAATACGTTCAGTACGTGGATGAATTTGTCATGGGAAGATACCTTCACACCTATCGCAGAGAAGGCTTTCCTGCTTCCCAAAATCAACTTCACGTAAACAGAGAAACCTTTGAGAAGATGATCAGTGCTGTGAAGAGGAGGGAACATCATGGTAGTTCGTTATTCGTTCGAAAGTGA
- a CDS encoding anaerobic ribonucleoside-triphosphate reductase, with the protein MVVRYSFESDFEELLKELLSRYGYEMFQMDGLGDQLDVVKFTENFVKQGIIESTIDANANVRVTNISTYFIEISKPHTYLYSLYRIWQKMKEMYGKSVADEFVESQINGAIYLHDRHHAALMPYCFAYTLKPIVERGLPFIKTIKSEPAKHLSTFIQHVIQFVMFASNQSSGAVGLPDFFVWMWYFVKKDLEEEIIPKDKLDWYIEQHFQILTYSLNQPIRTTQSPYTNFTYLDRNYIKAIFEGERYPDGSLITDHVEDIIKLQKHYWEWVSKERERQMFTFPVLTASLLYKDGKFLDEDSARFINRVNMKWQDTNWYISDSIDAVASCCRLTSSTQTLKKFSLSSENEKLKGRMNSIGGSDLNIGSFKVITINLPRIALESKGDKDRFLQILKRRVDLVKKSLASIREIIKERISEGLLPLYENELMLLSRQYGTIGITGVWESATIMGLTTEDVDGLKYTKEGERFVNTVLDLIREEAEKGYSEYGFTFNIEQVPAEKAAVTLAQKDRFLFGEKQPFEIYSNQWVPLAANTDVLNRIRYSGMWDRKVSGGAILHINLGEPFKTEEESFNMVKMIADMGVMYFAFNTKISVCEHNHAFYGERCPVCGKKKVDEYVRIVGYLVPVSAFNKERREIEYPRRQFYSSTIVRK; encoded by the coding sequence ATGGTAGTTCGTTATTCGTTCGAAAGTGATTTCGAAGAGTTGTTGAAGGAACTCCTTTCCAGATACGGCTACGAGATGTTCCAGATGGATGGCCTGGGTGATCAACTGGATGTGGTGAAATTCACAGAAAACTTCGTAAAGCAAGGAATCATCGAATCCACCATCGACGCTAATGCAAACGTCAGGGTTACCAACATCAGCACTTATTTCATCGAGATCTCAAAACCTCACACCTACCTGTACTCACTCTACAGAATCTGGCAGAAGATGAAGGAGATGTACGGCAAAAGCGTAGCAGACGAGTTCGTAGAGTCACAGATAAACGGTGCCATATACCTTCACGACAGGCACCATGCAGCACTCATGCCTTATTGTTTTGCCTACACCTTGAAGCCGATCGTGGAGAGGGGGCTTCCCTTCATAAAGACGATAAAGTCCGAGCCAGCAAAACATCTTTCCACGTTTATTCAGCATGTGATACAGTTTGTCATGTTCGCCTCGAATCAGAGTTCAGGAGCGGTTGGCCTTCCTGACTTTTTCGTGTGGATGTGGTATTTCGTCAAGAAAGACCTTGAAGAGGAAATCATTCCAAAGGACAAACTGGACTGGTACATCGAGCAGCACTTCCAGATACTCACCTACTCTCTGAACCAGCCGATCAGAACAACACAGTCTCCATACACGAACTTCACCTACCTTGACAGAAACTACATAAAGGCCATCTTCGAAGGTGAAAGATACCCAGATGGCTCTCTGATCACGGATCATGTGGAGGACATAATAAAACTTCAAAAGCACTATTGGGAGTGGGTGTCAAAGGAAAGAGAACGTCAGATGTTCACCTTCCCGGTTCTGACTGCAAGCCTTCTCTACAAAGATGGAAAGTTCCTCGATGAAGACAGTGCCCGTTTCATAAACAGAGTGAACATGAAATGGCAAGACACGAACTGGTACATCTCCGACTCAATCGACGCGGTGGCCTCTTGCTGCAGACTCACCTCTTCCACACAGACGCTGAAGAAATTTTCTCTCTCCAGTGAAAATGAGAAACTCAAGGGAAGAATGAACTCCATCGGTGGCTCAGACCTGAACATAGGATCTTTCAAAGTCATCACTATCAACCTTCCAAGGATCGCTCTCGAAAGCAAAGGAGACAAAGACAGGTTCCTTCAGATACTGAAACGAAGAGTTGATCTTGTCAAGAAGTCACTTGCTTCGATCAGGGAGATCATAAAAGAGAGAATATCAGAAGGTCTTCTTCCTCTCTACGAGAACGAACTCATGCTTTTGAGCAGGCAGTACGGAACGATCGGTATCACCGGTGTGTGGGAGAGCGCCACTATCATGGGTTTGACAACAGAAGACGTCGACGGCCTCAAATACACGAAAGAAGGAGAAAGATTCGTGAACACCGTCCTCGATCTGATAAGAGAAGAGGCAGAAAAAGGGTACAGCGAATACGGCTTCACCTTCAACATAGAACAGGTTCCGGCAGAGAAAGCCGCGGTGACACTTGCACAGAAAGATAGATTTCTCTTTGGTGAAAAACAACCGTTTGAGATTTACTCCAACCAATGGGTACCGCTTGCCGCAAACACCGATGTTTTGAACAGAATACGCTACTCTGGCATGTGGGACAGAAAGGTCAGCGGCGGAGCGATCCTTCATATCAACCTTGGAGAACCTTTCAAAACGGAAGAGGAATCCTTCAACATGGTGAAGATGATCGCCGACATGGGTGTGATGTACTTTGCGTTCAACACGAAGATCAGCGTCTGCGAACACAACCATGCGTTCTACGGAGAAAGATGTCCCGTCTGTGGAAAAAAGAAGGTAGATGAGTACGTGAGGATCGTTGGGTATCTTGTTCCTGTCTCGGCCTTCAACAAAGAAAGAAGAGAGATAGAATATCCCAGAAGACAATTCTACAGTTCAACGATCGTGAGAAAGTGA
- a CDS encoding nitroreductase family protein: MRVKPFELLTDEGKPFTHVDLYGKYTILFFFPKAGTSGCTREAVEFSRENFEKAQVVGISRDSVESLKRFRERNNLKIVLLSDPEGELHEFFNVLENGKTVRSTFILDRWGFVRREWRKVKVEGHVQEVKETLDQMLKEDLSLNRHIEWRRARRALKKDRIPRDEIETLIRAAHLAPSCMNNQPWRFVVVDNEDVLRRLHEALPGGNYWMKNAPVLIAVHSKRDFDCVLSDNREYFLFDTGLAVGNLLVQATQMGLVAHPVAGYDPVKVKEILGIPEDHVLITLIAVGYLGDENELSEKHREIEHSERVRKDLSEIVRWNL; encoded by the coding sequence ATGAGAGTGAAACCTTTCGAACTTCTGACGGACGAAGGAAAGCCTTTCACCCATGTCGATCTTTATGGAAAGTACACGATCCTATTTTTCTTCCCAAAGGCAGGAACGAGTGGTTGCACAAGAGAGGCCGTTGAATTTTCCAGGGAAAACTTCGAAAAAGCCCAGGTTGTGGGCATTTCAAGGGATAGTGTTGAGTCTCTGAAAAGGTTCAGAGAGAGAAACAACCTGAAGATCGTTCTTCTTTCAGACCCAGAAGGAGAACTCCACGAATTCTTCAACGTTCTAGAAAACGGAAAAACAGTGAGATCCACGTTCATTCTGGACAGATGGGGGTTTGTGAGAAGAGAGTGGAGAAAGGTGAAGGTCGAAGGACACGTTCAGGAAGTGAAAGAGACACTTGATCAAATGCTAAAAGAAGACCTTTCACTCAACAGACACATAGAATGGAGAAGGGCAAGAAGGGCTTTAAAGAAAGACAGGATACCAAGGGACGAGATAGAAACACTCATAAGGGCTGCACACCTTGCTCCATCCTGTATGAACAACCAACCCTGGAGATTTGTCGTGGTGGACAACGAAGATGTTCTCAGAAGATTACACGAAGCTCTGCCGGGTGGAAACTACTGGATGAAAAACGCCCCCGTTCTGATAGCAGTCCACAGCAAAAGAGATTTCGACTGTGTTCTCTCGGACAACAGGGAGTATTTCCTATTCGACACAGGCCTTGCTGTTGGTAACCTTCTTGTTCAGGCAACACAGATGGGACTTGTGGCACATCCCGTCGCAGGCTACGATCCTGTGAAGGTAAAAGAGATTCTTGGGATACCAGAAGACCATGTCCTTATAACTCTGATCGCTGTGGGGTATCTGGGAGACGAAAACGAACTTTCAGAGAAACACAGGGAAATTGAACACTCAGAAAGGGTGAGAAAAGATCTTTCCGAGATTGTAAGATGGAATCTCTAA
- a CDS encoding ABC transporter permease translates to MSEFLSLFSAMWKESWRDRIATFFSVAFPVMFLLIFGFIFGGSGESVKTAVVAVEYDLSDFGDVYLSLEEVEGYYHEVAVVERDRIVFIRNTTDEYYQSLLDSWEMSLKNKVERLLNGLNPVIVVKKKPLETTRQLAAFDYTLTGVIAISLLSIGLFGTVDVFSHYRERGFLKRLRATPVGNFSFVFGLVSARMAYGILSTTIIMILGVLLFKARYELNVPLFLLSVMSSVLCFIAFGALISILFKKSEVTTQVSIILFTIMMFLSGVYFPISFLPAYLRTVALFLPVKYGVEVIRYSLGFEIFPFTRYLFTVSIMFGAGLVFVFYTSSLILRKED, encoded by the coding sequence TTGAGTGAATTTCTCTCGCTCTTTTCGGCGATGTGGAAAGAATCGTGGAGGGACAGAATCGCCACTTTTTTCAGCGTTGCTTTTCCTGTGATGTTTCTTTTGATATTTGGCTTCATCTTCGGTGGATCTGGAGAGTCGGTGAAGACGGCCGTTGTGGCTGTCGAATACGATCTTTCAGACTTTGGGGACGTGTACCTTTCTCTGGAGGAAGTGGAAGGTTACTATCATGAAGTGGCCGTGGTGGAGAGAGACAGAATCGTCTTCATAAGAAACACCACGGACGAATACTACCAATCTCTTCTTGATTCCTGGGAGATGTCACTCAAAAACAAGGTAGAACGGCTCCTCAACGGGCTGAATCCTGTGATCGTGGTGAAAAAGAAACCTTTGGAAACCACAAGGCAACTCGCGGCCTTCGATTACACTCTCACGGGTGTTATAGCCATCTCTTTGCTCTCCATCGGGCTTTTTGGCACGGTGGATGTGTTTTCTCACTATCGGGAGAGAGGATTTCTGAAAAGACTCAGGGCAACACCCGTTGGAAACTTTTCTTTTGTCTTTGGTCTTGTATCGGCAAGGATGGCGTACGGCATCTTGAGCACAACTATCATAATGATCCTTGGAGTGCTTCTCTTCAAAGCCAGATACGAGTTGAACGTCCCTTTATTTTTGCTGTCAGTCATGAGTTCTGTTCTGTGTTTTATAGCATTCGGTGCTCTGATTTCTATTCTGTTCAAAAAATCAGAGGTTACAACACAGGTTTCCATTATCCTGTTCACCATAATGATGTTCCTTTCAGGAGTTTACTTTCCGATCTCGTTCCTTCCCGCTTATCTGAGAACAGTTGCTCTCTTTCTTCCGGTGAAGTACGGTGTGGAGGTCATCAGATACTCACTTGGCTTTGAGATCTTTCCGTTCACTAGGTATCTTTTCACCGTCTCCATCATGTTTGGTGCGGGTCTTGTCTTTGTTTTCTACACTTCTTCTCTCATCCTGAGAAAGGAGGATTAG